Genomic window (Fundidesulfovibrio magnetotacticus):
GGCTCACCTGGAAGCGCTTCTTCTCGTGGGACCCCAAGGAACTCACGGCGGTGTTCATCTGGCTTCTGTTCGCCTACCTCTTCCACCAGCGCCAGGCCCTGGGCTGGCGGGGCCGCAAGACGGCCTGGCTGGCCATCTGGGTGTGCGGACTCACCTTTCTCTCCATGCTGGGGATCAACTTCTTCGTCAAGACGCACCACAGTTTCGCCTGATGCAGCACGACATCCATCTCTTCGGACTCAACCACCGCACCGCCGGAGTGGACGTGCGGGAGTGTTTCGCCCTCAAGGACCAGGAAGCCTTCGAAGCCTGCGTGCACGCCCTGGGCCGTGCCGTGGACGAGGTCATGGTGCTCTCCACCTGCAACCGCGTGGAGCTCCTCGTGGTGGCGAAGCCCGGTTCCGGCGCGGCGCAAAAGGTGCTGGACTGCTGGGCGGAGTCCAGCGGGCGCGAATCGCCGGACCTTGCCCCCCACGTCTACGCCCACAAGGGCCTGGACGCCGTGGAGCACCTCTTCCGCGTGGCCTCGGGGCTCGACTCCATGGTGCTGGGCGAGCCCCAGATTCTGGGGCAGCTCAAACAGGCCTACAAGGCCAGCGTGGAGAAAAACCAGGCCAAGGTGGTGGTGAACCGCCTGCTGCACAAGGCCTTCTCCGTGGCCAAGCGCGTGCGCACCGAGACGGGCATCGGGGCCAGCGCCGTGTCCATCAGCTACGCCGCCGTGGAGCTGGCCAAGCGCATCTTCGGCGACATGGCCGACAAGAAGGCCATGCTCGTGGGCGCGGGCGAGATGGCGGAACTCGCCGCCACCCACCTGGCCGGGGCCGGGGTGCGCGAGCTGCGCGTGGTCAACCGCACCTTCGCGCGCGCCGAAGAGCTGGCCCAGCGCTTCAAGGGCAAGGCCCACGTCTTCTCGGAACTGATCGGCCGCCTGCCCGAGGTGGACATCGTAATCACCTCCACGGGGTCGGCCGAGCCCATCATCCGGGCGCGCGACATCAAGGACGTGCTCAAGAAGCGCAGGCAGCGGCCCATGTTCTTCATCGACATCGCCGTGCCACGCGACATCGACCCCGACGTCAACAGCCTGGACAACGTCTACCTCTACGACATCGACGATCTCAAGGAAGTGGTGGAGGAGAACAAGGCCCAGCGCCAGGCCGAGGCCGAAAAGGCCCGCGAGATCATCGCCGTGGAAACGGCCAAGTTCGGCACATGGCTCGATTCGCTGGACCTCCAGCCCACCATCGTGGACCTGCTCGGGCGCGGCGAGGACCTCGCCCGCAAGGAGCTGGCCAAGACCCTCCGGCGGCTCGGCCCCGACTGCCCCGAGGAGACCCGCGCGGCCGTGGAAACCCTGGCGCTGACCCTGGCCCGCAAGCTCTACCATGACCCCCTGGTCTTCCTGAAGCGCCGATCCCAGGAGGATGGAGGCGGGGAACGCTTCCTGGACATCACCCGGCGCATGTTCAACCTGGATGGGGAGGCCGTCCCCCCGGACGCCCACCTGGACCGAAAACAAGGCGAGGAGAACTAACGGCATGCGCGCCTATACCGTGGACGAACTTTCTCCCGAGGACGTGGAGAAAATCGAGGAGGCTCTGGCCCGCAAGGGCTGGACGGGATCCATTAAAGGCATGTATTATATTCCCGTTCCGGATGACCGGCTCGGCCCGGAACAGCGTGAGCACGCCCCGTCCTGCGGTCCGTTCTTCCTGCCCCTGGAAACCGGCGACGGCTGGGTGCGCCTGGAAATGCTGGTGCGATCGCGCCAGATCCTGCGCTGCTCCTGCGTGGCCTACGCCTGCAGGGAACTGCGCGAACACATGATCGACCTCGTCGACGGCCTGATCCGCGAACTGGACATCGCCGTCTAGGAGCCCCCATGCGCCCCATCGTCTGGAACGAAAGCCTCTCGGTGCACATCCAGGAGATCGACCTGCAGCACCGCCACCTCATCGGGCTGGTGGCAGGTCTCCAGAATGCCCTGGAAGCCGGTGAACGCGACGCCCTGTCCGGCGTCCTGCGCGAACTCAACACCTACGTTCGCGAGCACTTCACCGCCGAAGAGCGCTGGATGGCCCGCTACGACTTCCCCGGCCTGGCCGCCCACGCCGACGCCCACGAGGCGTTCGTGGAAAATCTCCTGCGCTTCGAGCTGGATCATTTGGCGGGGCAGGCACAGGTTTCCGATGAATTGCTGGATTACCTGATGGCCTGGATCGTGGACCACGTCATGGGCATGGACCAGCGCTACGCCCGCTTTTTCGCCGAAAAAGGGGTGCTCTGAGCCCATGACCGCGCCCACGGGCCTCCAGGCGCTGCCGCCCTGGTGCGCCCGACTCTGCCTGGGCGTGGAACGCTTCCTCTCGGAACAAGCCCCCGCGGCCCTGGACCGGGGACATCTGCTGGTGGCCGTGTCGGCAGGGGCCGATTCCACGGCCCTGGCGCGCATCCTGGCCGCCCTGGCCCCCCGCCTGGGCGTGGTCCCCGTCGCCGTCCACCTGAACCACAGCCTGCGGCCCGAATCCCCCGACGACGACGCCTTCTGCCGCGCCCTTGCCCGGGAACTCGGCATGGACTACCGCGCCGCGTCCCGGAACGTGCGCGATCTGGCCGTCAGCCAGGGCCTGGGCCTGGAAGACGCCGGACGCACGGCCCGCTACGACTTCTTCGAGGAATCCCTCGCGCGCACGGGCGCCTGCGTCGTGGCCCTGGCCCATCACCTGGACGACCTGGCGGAAGACCAACTCCTGCGCCTGACCCGGGGCGCGGGCTGGCCCGCCCTGGGCGGCATGCCCGCCTGGGACCCGGCTCGGCGCGTGCTGCGCCCGCTGCTGCTCACCCCCAAGGCGCACCTGCGGCGCTTCCTGGAGGAAACCGGCTCTCCCTGGCGGGAAGACCCCTCCAACGCCGACCCCGCCTTCACACGCAACCGCATCCGCCACGAGGTGCTCCCCCTGCTCGCTCGTGAAAATCCGGACTACCTCGGCCGCGCGGCCGAACTCTGGCGGCAGGCCCGCCAGGACGAGGCCCACTGGGGCCGCCTGACCGCCATGGCCCTGGCGGAAGCCGCTCGCCCCAGTGCCCCGGCTGCCTCCAGCCATGCCGCCGCGCCCTCCCCCGCCCAGGCGGAGAGAGCGAGTCCATGCGGCGCAAGGCACGCGAGCCCCCTTGAGGACGCGATTCCCGGCGAGACGGGATTCGCCGGACCGCGCCCCGCCGACGCGCCGGACGCCATCGGCTTCCTGCCCGCACGCGTGCTCGGGGGGGCCACCCAGGCTCTGCGCCTGCGCCTCTACAAGCGCGCCGTGGAGTCCCTGGGGCCGGGCCAACCCCTGGGCGCGGCCCTGCGCAGGCTGGACGAGGCCTGGCTGGCCCGGGCCACGGGCAAGCGCATCCAGTTCCCGGGGGGCAAGGAGGCTCGCGTGGAACGCTCGGGCGTGCGCTTTTGCCCCGCTCAAACGCGCACCGACGTTGACACTTCCGGAGACCAGAGGTAGGAAGCACCGATTGTTATTTTTTAAACAAGGAGGCGGCGCGTGAATATCCTGATCTTCGGGCCCAACGGCAGCGGCAAAGGCACTCAGGGTGCCCTGGTTCAGAAGAAGTACAACCTGGCCCACATCGAGTCGGGCGGCATCTTCCGCGAGCACATCAAGGGCGGAACCGACCTCGGCAAGAAGGCCCAGGAGTACATCAACCGCGGCGATCTGGTGCCCGACGAAATCACCATCCCCATGGTCCTGGAGACCCTGAAGGCCAAGGGCGCGGGCGGCTGGCTCCTCGACGGCTTCCCCCGCAACACCGTGCAGGCCCAGAAGCTCTGGGAAGCCCTGCAGCAGGAAGGCATGAAGATCGACTACGTCATCGAGATCCTCCTGCCCCGCGAAGTGGCCAAGAACCGCATCATGGGCCGCCGCATCTGCAAGAACGACCCCAACCACCCCAACAACATCTTCATCGACGCCATCAAGCCCAACGGCGACGTCTGCCGCGTCTGCGGCGGCGAGCTCTCCGCCCGCGCCGACGACCAGGACGAAGGCGCCATCGGCAAGCGCCACGACATCTACTACGACACCAACACCGGCACCCTGGCCTCGGCCTATTTCTACAGGGACCTGGCCCCCAAGGCCGGCTTCAAGTACATCGTGCTCAACGGCGAGGGCTCCATCGACTCCATCAAGGAAACCCTGCTCGCCCAGCTGGCCTAGCCCGCGCGCCTCTATCGCAAGACGAGCCCCGGAGCCTCACGGTTCCGGGGCTTTTTCATTGCGCGCCCCGCGGGGGAACACTCCCAGGAAACGCCGGGGTGAAGGGCGGATGGCCCGCGGCAGACCGGCAAGGGGATCACGCGGGCCTTCAGAAATCGATGTTGTACTCCCGGCGCAGCAAGGTGCGGGCCTTTTCCTCGTTGGCCCGGTAGACGCCCGGGTCCAGCATGGAGTGGTGGCCGCAGCCGTGGAGAAGGTATTCCTCAACAGGGAAATGCGCGGCGCGCAGACCCAGCACGTGCATGTCGTGGAACCACTCGGCCCCGGTGTCCAGGGCGTATTCCCCCATGGCGGTGATGGCCCCCAGGGGCGAGCCGCTTCCCAGGGGCATGGTGAGGGGCCGCGCGGCCTTGAGGTCCACCAGGGCGCACCATTCGTTCACGCGGCAGGGCGGGAGGGGCCAGGGATGGCTGCGGAATTTCTCGTTGAACAGGCTCTCGTGCATGGGCGAGACGTGGTGCGGACCGGAGTAGTCGTGCGCCGCGTAAAGGGCCGTGAGTTCCTCCAGCCCAGGGCGGTAGTCCAAGTGGCGGCCCTTGCCGCACTTTCCGGCATAGTGGGCCGGACAGCCCATGCAGGCCCCCACGTCGCCGATGGCCACGGCGTCGCCCATGGCCTCCAGCATCGCCCCCACCACGTCGCCCCGGAAGTGGCAGTCGTTGTGGATCACAAGCAGGCGGTCCTTGTCGCTGTGCTCCCAGGCGTACTGGTAGCGCACGGCCAGGCGCACGTCGTCGTCGGCCAGTTTCTCGGGGTCCACGGAGCGGATCCAATGGCAATACCGGGGGTTGAACACCGTCAGCTTGGCGCGCAGCTTCTCCTTCACGTAGGAAAGCCCCTCGCTCTGCCCCGGCGAGTTGGCCGCCTCCTCCGCCAGATAGATGCGGTCGATGTGCTTCCAGGAATGGCGCAGCAGGGAAACGAGGGTCAGGGTGGTCTGGTAGGGCTTGCCCAGCACGTTGATGGCGACGTCGATCTTGGCCATGGCTCCCAGTCCGGGATTGCGCCCCGGCGGCGCGGCGTGGCCGGGGCAGGTGCAGGTCTTGAGCCCGGGACCGGTGCGGCGATCCGCTCCGGGGGCCGTGCCGGCCAGCGTCTTGGGTATCCCACACGCTCCCACGGGGCAAGCAGCGTCTGTTCCTGATCGCACGGCGCGACGGCCGTGTCCCGCACGCCCGTGCCGGGCAAGCTCCACGCGCCTTCCGGGGCGACTCGCGCGCCCGGAATCACCCCGATGCTCCCTGGATGCAAACGCGTGTAGGACGCGTCCTACCGGTTCGCAAGCGGCGCGGTTCCTGGTAGTCTGAGGCCATGCCCTGCACGCCCGCCACGAGGGAGCGCCCGTGAAGCGTCTTCCCGCCCGCCTCGCAACACGCCTGCGGCTCTCGGTCGGCGCGCGCCGACTGCGCGAGCGCCTGGCGGTCTTCCGCACGGTGGCCGACGGCACCTACGACTGGGAACTCTGGATCGGCCCGGCCGGGGACGTGCGCTACGTCTCGCCCTCCTGCCTGCGGGTCACGGGCAGGCCCGCCGAGGCCGTGCGCGCCGAGCCGGACTTCTTCCGGCGATCGATCCACCCCGAGGACTATCCGGCCTGGCGCCGACTCATGGAGCAGAGCCTCCAACGCGACGTGCCTTCCCTGGATTTCCGCATCCGACGCCCCGACGGGGCGCTGGTCTGGCTGGCCCAGGAGACCACCCGCGTCTTTGGTCCTGACGGCTCCTTCAAAGGCCTGCGCCTGAGCCTGCGCGACGTGACCGACCGCGTGAGCGCCCAGCAGGCGCTGCGCGAGGCCCACGAACGGCTGGAGGAGCGCGTGCTCGAACGCACGGCCGAGCTGGACCGGGCCAACCGGGAGCTGCGCACCGAGATCCGCCGGGGCAACCGCACCCGCAGGGAACTTGAGCGCTCCCGCGAGCGTTTCCGCAGCCTCTCCACCTACCTCCAGCAACGCATCGAGGAGGAGCGCACGCGCATCGCCCGCGAAATCCACGACGAACTGGGACAAAACCTCACGGCCTTGAACATGGGCCTCTTCAGCCTGGAAACGCCTCAGGCACGTACCGACCCGCAACGCATCGCCGCCCTTCGCGCGATCGTGGCCGGAACGGTGGAGAGCGTGCAGCGCATCGCCCGGGAGTTGCGCCCGGCCATTCTGGACGAGCTGGGTCTGGCCGAGGCCGTGGCCTGGCGCGCGCGCACCTTCCAGGAGAGCTCGGGCATCGCCGTGGGCGTGGAGACAGGCCCCGGCATCACGGGGGTGACGCCCGAGGTCTCCACGGCTCTCTACCGTGTCTTTCAGGAGGGGCTCACCAACGTGGCCCGTCACGCCGGGGCCACGCGTGTGCGCGTGCGCCTGACGCGCTCCCGGGGACGCCTGCGCCTGGAAGTGGCCGACAACGGCCGGGGCCTGGACCCCAAGGCCCTGGACGCGCCCGGCTCCCTTGGGCTCACGGGCATGCGCGAGCGCGTCCGCGCGGTGGGGGGGCGCATGGACATCGGGGCCGCGCCCGGCGGAGGCACGCTCCTCTGCGCCAACGTGCCCGAGAGGGTGCCCCGCGCCGGAAGGCGCAAGGTTTCCCCATGACTCGACCGCGCCGCGTGCTGGTGGTGGACGACCACGCCGTGGTGCGCCGGGGCGTGGTGGACATCCTGGCCGCCGCCCTGCCCGGCTGCTCCTTCGCCGAGGCCTCTGGCGTGGCCCTGGCCCTGGCCGCCCTGGAGGACCCGTACGACCTGGCCGTGCTGGACATCTCCCTGCCCGACGGCAGCGGGCTGGATCTCCTGGAGTGGATCGCCGTCAACCGGCCGGGGCTGCCCGTGCTGGTGCTCAGCATGCACCAGGAGGCCGAGTACGCCCGCCGCGCCCTGGCCCTGGGGGCCAGGGGCTACCTGGGCAAGAACTCCGCCCCTCGGGAGCTTACCGAGGCCCTGGCCTGCGTCCTGGAGGGCCAGACCTACGTGAGCCCGGGCCTCTCCCCCGGCCTCGCGCCGCGTCAGGACCCCCTCGCCGCCCTTTCCCGGCGCGAGCGCGAGGTAATGCGCCTTCTGGCCCAGGGCCGCACCGTGAGCGACATCGCCCGCGACCTGAACCTCTCGGTGAAGACCGCCAGCACCTACCGAAGCAGGATCATGCGCAAGCTGGGCCTGCGCACCGCCGCTGACTTCTACCGCCGCGCCCTCACCATGGGGCTCATGGACTGACCCCGCCTGTCGGACGGTTCCGACAAAGTTGTCCGCGCCGGACGAGCCGCTATGGTCACCGCAAGCCCACGGGACATTTCCCTGGAGGTGACCCCATGATCGCAACCCTGACCGCACTGCTGGCCATCGCCGCCCTGCTCGCCGGACTGGCCATGGGCCGCGTCGTGCGCCGGTCGGCCCGGCGCGAACGGCTCCCGCGCGACTTCGATTTCGGCCTCTACAAGCGCACGGAGCCCAAATGAACACGGTACGTTCCACGTCCAGACCGGCCCCGGATGCCGACATCCTGGCCCGGGATAACCCGGATTTCTTCGACTTGCTCTTCGATCCCGCCTGGCTGGGCATCCCCGCCGGGACCCCGGCTTCCGGCCGTGCCCTGACGCCCTCGGGGAGCTTCGTGGAGTTTTTCGTATCCGTTGTGGACGGGAGCATCCGCGAAGCGGGTTTTCTCACGGACTGCCCGCCATCGGCCTCCACCCCCGTCATGGCCTTGGCCTCGCTCTGGTGCGGGAGGGCGCGCGGGCTCACGCCGGAGCAGGCCGCCCGGCTGGAGGCCGAGGACATCCTGGCGTGCGGCATGGAGCCCCTGGACACGGCCCGTGCAGCGGCCGAAACCTGTCTGGCGGCCGCGCGAACGGCGTTGGTCCGGGCAGCCTTGGTCCAGGAATGCGACGACGGGGCCCGCCCCCCCGGATGCTCCCCGGAATGCGCCGCGAAGCGCTCGCATCCCGGACGATCCGCCGGACCGGCCTCCCCGCGCGGCGGGTGACAAGCCCGGCCCGCTGGTCTATCCTGCGGAAACCACAGGAGGGAACCCGCCATGATCGCCGTCCGCTTCCACAAGGGAACCATGGAGCTGGCCGACTTGCCGCAACCGCCCCCCGGGCCTGGAGAGGCCCTGGTGCGCGTGCTGGTGGCGGGGATCTGCAATACGGACCTGGAATTGTTCAAGGGATACATGAACTTTTCCGGGACCCCGGGGCACGAATTCGTCGGCGTGGTCGAGCGCGCCCCGGACGCCCCGCACCTGGAAGGACGCCGCGTCACGGCCGACATCAACGCCGCGCCGGGGCACGGCGACCACCGCCACGCCTCCGGCAGGCGCGTCCTGGGCATCCTCGGCTGGGATGGAGCCTTCGCCCAATACATCCTCGCCCCGGTGGACAACCTCCACGCCGTGCCCGACACGCTCTCCGACGAGGCCGCCGTGTTTGCCGAACCCCTGGCCGCGGCCCTGGAGGTGGGCCAGCAGGTGCACATCCGCGCCACCGACCGACTGGCCGTGCTGGGCGACGGCAAACTCGGGCTGCTCATCGCCATGGCCCTGCGCCACCTCTGCCCCGGGCTCGTGCTTTCGGGCAAACACCCGGACAAGCTGGCCATCGCGTCCGCACAGGGCGTGCGCACAACCCTAGCGTCCGACATCGCAGGCCCCTTCGACATCGTTGTGGAAGCCACTGGCCGCACCCAGGGCCTGGAAGCCGCCCTGGACCTCGTGCGCCCCGAAGGGACCGTGGTGCTCAAGTCCACCACCGAGGCCAAGACGCCAGTGAACCTCGCCCGCGTGGTGGTCCAGGAGATCACCCTCGTGGGCTCGCGCTGCGGCGACACGGCCCTGGCCCTGGACCACCTGGCCCGGGGCCTGGTGGAACCTTCCGGCCTCGTGGAGGCCGTCTACCCCTTGGAGCGCTTCCGGGAAGCCTTCGAGAGCGCCGCGCGCCCCGGCGCCAGGAAGGTGCTGGTGCGCGTCTCCCGCTGAAGCGTGCGTCCCGGAGAGGCTCCCCCGCGCGGTCAGGCCCGGGTCGGGATCGATACGCCGTTCAGCGCGCCCGGAGCAGGAGCGTCACGCCCCGGATCACGTTGCCGCTACGCGTGGGCGCGGGAGCCTCCGACAGGGCCTCCACCACGCCGCCCGCCCGCTCCGCCAGCGCTTCCAGCCCTTCGGGCGTAAAGTGCCGGGCCAGATAGAGCAGTCGCCCCCCCTGGCACACGGGGAACGCGCCCTCGGGCAATCCGAGCGCCCTGCCCTCCGCGTACCGGGATGCATAGAGCGGCTGGTCCTCGGTCATCAGGAAATCCTGCACGCCCACCAGCCCCCGGCTGGCCCGCAGCGCCTGGGCCAGCACGCCCGCAAGGACCTCGTCGTCCGGGAGCACCGTAAGCACAGCCCGCAACGTCACCAGATCGGCCGCGCCAGCCCTCACCGGCAGACGCCCCGCATCGCCCGACGCCACGCGCCGTCCGGCCCTCGCGGCGCGTCCGAGACTGGGCAGGTTCACGTCCAGCCCGATGTAAACGCAGCCCAGGGACTCCACCTCTCCCGCGATGCCCGCCTCGCCGCAGCCCACGTCCAGCACCAGCGCCCCGGGAACGAGCGCGCGCCGGAACAACTCCGGGAAAGCCAGGGACGAAGGGACCTTGTGCGTTGTGCGCCAATCCATGTCCACGGCATACGCCCCGGTTCGGGAGCCTGTAAAGCGCACGCCGGTCGATGCGCCGGGCGGCGCTTAGTAGCCTCGCGGCTCATGAACCCGCGCATCCCAAGGGAGTGAAGGCGCGATGCGCGCCGTCCCACACGAAAAAACCGGCCTTCCCGTGTCTGAACAAGCTGGTGAGCCTGTGCGTGTCCCGGCCCGGGCCTGGGTTTCGCGGGCCATTCCATGGAGACCGTCCGCGACTGCACGCGCTTCGGAGAGTGTCTGGACTAGCGCCCGTACGGACGGCCTTTCCGGTATGCTCCATGAACTGCTGGCCCCCTACGACGCCCACAAGGCCGCCGGAACGCCGTGAGGGACGCCGCGCCGGACGGCCTGCCGGTCACTGTGGCGTCAATCCGGTGATGTGCCCTGCCCGCTCGTAGGCCCAGGTGAAAGGCGCTGTATCGACGTTGACGATGCCCACGAACGGGGTGTTGAGGTCGATGATCGTCGTGATGACGAGCATGATCATGATGAACGTGCAGACTTCATAGGCGATCTGGGTCTTCTTGTTGTTGACCCTCGTGAGATAGGCCTTGATGAGCATTACGTAATACCCCACCACGATCAGGCAGAAGATCATCGGGTGCAGGTTCTCCTTGGCCTTGACTCTCCGCGTCAGGCGCGACTTGCTTATGTCCGCGAGTTCGCTCAGCAACAGGCGGTGGATGGTCTCGTCGTTTTTTGTTCGGAGAGTCGTCTTGTAGGCCTGCTCCCACAACCTGTCGAACGCAGCCGAGGCTTCTCTCGACAGGGTGCCGGAGCGCATGGCCACGAGATCATGCTCAACGACATCCTTGGCATACCGCACCAGGGATTTCTTCAATTCAACCGCGTCGGAGAGCCCGCCCATCAGCCGCGCTGCCGAAAGGATCGATTCCACTTCCTTGCGCGTGTCGTCCTGCACGCCGTTGAAGTTGATCAGAAGCGTGACCAGGGCCATGCTCAGGAAGATGGAATAGAGCGTGTTGAAGAGGCTGTAGTTGGCAATGGTCTCCGACAACTGCCCCGTTGGCTGGTAGTCGAACCATTTGACGAGCAAAAAATAGAGTATTGTGGGGATGCCCAACACCACCAAGGCCAACCCTTCGTTCACTACAAACATGTTGTCCATGGAGACCACTCTAACCTGCCTTTGCGCGATGACGTCAAAACTACAACCGTGCAGCAGCATGATACAGCACGTCGCTTCCCCATGCCAGAAGGGTGAGGGGGGGGGGGGCGGAGTCGGCCTCGGAGCGCGTCGGCCGGCTCCGGTGTTTGCGTTGCGCGGCTTAGCGATACCCTCCGGGGGTGAAGCCAGCGTTGTCGATGGCGGACTTGACCGCCGCGTCGAGGCCATCCTTGGTCTCGGTGTAGGTGGCAGTTCCGAAGGTGAGGTCCACCTTCACGTCGGTCACGCCGTCCAGGGCCGACAGGGCCTTCGTCACGGACGCCACGCAGTGGTTACAGCTCATGCCTTTCACTTCGATGGTCCTGGTTTTCATGCTTCCCTCGCTTGATGGGTTCGATGGCCGCCACTCTACGCCATCGCCCCCCTGGTCGCCAACCCCGGGGCCGACCCGAACCTACAGGATCAATAAGAAAACCACGCGACAGCCCCGGCCTTTCTCCCCTGCCAGAAAGAACTGCCCTCCGGCGTCAGGAGACGCCAGCGCTCCCGCCCGGGCAGCGCCGCCGGGGCGCTTGGGGGACAGTCCAGGGACGTGCTTGAAGGCGTCGCCGCAGGCGCTTTTCGAGACATGGCCCTGGGCAAGCGCAAAGTTCGGGACCAAGGCGTCCCACCCTCGCCGGGCTTATTCGACCACATGCACCCGCCGCAAGGCGAGGGCTATCAGGGGTATGGCCCCAGAGACCGCACGGTTTCCCTATGCTCACGCGGGTTCTGCACGAACAGATGCCGTGCAGATGCTCGGCCGCCAGGCCGACGGGGTGTTCAACGCGACCGGGAACCCGATCCTGGTCCCCTCCAGACAGCTGAAGTCCGTGGAACAGGGCACTGCGGCCCAGGTCTGGTGCGCCAGGAGCCCCCGGCGGGAGGGCATGGCGGGGTGTGCTGCGAGAACCGCGAGGTGGCGCGGGTGATGCAAATGGATGCAGGCATCGCGACCATGGCGGACGCTGACCGACCGGGGTGCCGCCCTTCCCGGTGGATCCGGCCGGAGCCCCGGCGTCTCCGGCGCTTGCGCGATACGCTGCTCGCCTCAGGCGAGGACGACGCCACGCCGTCGCCTAGCAATTGAGCGTCCAGGGCCCCCGCCTGGACGGGTCCGGTGCCGCGCCCCGGCGCTTACGCCTGGCCTTCCAGCCAGAGCATGGCCTCGGCGAAATCCAGGGTCCCGGTGTAAAGGGCGCGTCCGCTGATCACCCCGTCCAGCCCCTTGGCGGCCAGGGGGGCCAGGGCTTTCAGGTCGTCCAGGGTGGCCACGCCGCCCGCCGCGATGACGGGCAGCTTCGTCTTGGCCAGCAGGGACTCCATGGCCCCAAGGTTCACGCCCGACTGCATGCCGTCGCGGCTGATGTCGGTGTAAACCAGAAAGGCCGCGCCCTGGGCGTGCAGACGGGGCAGCACGTCGTCCACGGTCTGGCCCGAGTCCTCCACCCAGCCCTTGGTCTTGAGGCGTCCGGCGTCGGCGTCCAGGGAAACGCCGATGCGCCCGGGGAGGGCTTTACAAAGCTGGCCGAAGCGGTCGGGGTCCGCGAGGGCCATGGTGCCGATGAGCAGGCGCGAGACGCCAGCGTCGGCGTAGGCCTGGGCGGTGGCGAGATCGCGCACGCCGCCGCCCAGCTGCACCGGGATGTCCCCGGCGAGCTTGCAGATCTCGCCCACCAGGGCCTTGTTGCGCGGCTCGCCCTCGAAGGCCCCGTCCAGGTCCACCACGTGGAGGGCCTTGGCGCCCATGCCCAGCCAGTGGGCGGCGGCGGTCACGGGGTCCTTGTCGAACACGGTCACCTGGTCGGCCAGCCCCTGCTTGAGGCGCACGCACTGGCCGTCCTTGATGTCGATGGCGGGATAGAGGATCACAGTCCGAATTCCTTGAGTCCTTGTTCGATGGCTTCGCGGGCGAGTTCGGCGGCGGTGACCCAC
Coding sequences:
- a CDS encoding bestrophin-like domain; this encodes MLLHGCSFDVIAQRQVRVVSMDNMFVVNEGLALVVLGIPTILYFLLVKWFDYQPTGQLSETIANYSLFNTLYSIFLSMALVTLLINFNGVQDDTRKEVESILSAARLMGGLSDAVELKKSLVRYAKDVVEHDLVAMRSGTLSREASAAFDRLWEQAYKTTLRTKNDETIHRLLLSELADISKSRLTRRVKAKENLHPMIFCLIVVGYYVMLIKAYLTRVNNKKTQIAYEVCTFIMIMLVITTIIDLNTPFVGIVNVDTAPFTWAYERAGHITGLTPQ
- a CDS encoding heavy-metal-associated domain-containing protein, yielding MKTRTIEVKGMSCNHCVASVTKALSALDGVTDVKVDLTFGTATYTETKDGLDAAVKSAIDNAGFTPGGYR
- the hisA gene encoding 1-(5-phosphoribosyl)-5-[(5-phosphoribosylamino)methylideneamino]imidazole-4-carboxamide isomerase, with product MILYPAIDIKDGQCVRLKQGLADQVTVFDKDPVTAAAHWLGMGAKALHVVDLDGAFEGEPRNKALVGEICKLAGDIPVQLGGGVRDLATAQAYADAGVSRLLIGTMALADPDRFGQLCKALPGRIGVSLDADAGRLKTKGWVEDSGQTVDDVLPRLHAQGAAFLVYTDISRDGMQSGVNLGAMESLLAKTKLPVIAAGGVATLDDLKALAPLAAKGLDGVISGRALYTGTLDFAEAMLWLEGQA